In Camelus bactrianus isolate YW-2024 breed Bactrian camel chromosome 18, ASM4877302v1, whole genome shotgun sequence, one DNA window encodes the following:
- the ATP5MF gene encoding ATP synthase F(0) complex subunit f, mitochondrial → MASIVPLKEKRLLDVKLGELPSWILMRDFTPRGIAGAFQRGYYRYYNKYVNVKKGSVAGLSMVLAAYVLFNYCRCYKELKHERLRKYH, encoded by the exons ATGGCGTCAATTG TACCACTGAAGGAGAAGAGGCTCCTGGATGTCAAATTAGGGGAGCTGCCAAGCTGGATACTGATGCGGGATTTCACCCCTAGAGGCATTGCTGGAGCGTTTCAAAGAG GTTACTACCGGTATTACAACAAGTACGTCAACGTGAAGAAGGGGAGCGTCGCGGGGCTGTCCATGGTGCTGGCAGCTTACGTGCTCTTCAACTACTGCCGCTGTTACAAGGAGCTCA